From a region of the Synechococcus sp. PCC 7502 genome:
- a CDS encoding DNA-directed RNA polymerase subunit gamma, translated as MTKVEQRFDYVKIGLASPERIRQWGERTLPNGQVVGEVTKPETINYRTLKPEMDGLFCERIFGPAKDWECHCGKYKRVRHRGIVCERCGVEVTESRVRRHRMGFIALAAPVTHVWYLKGIPSYMATLLDMPLRDVEQIVYFNAYVVLDVGNAPNLSYKQLLSEDQWIQLEDEIYAEGSQLDGIEVGIGAEAVQQLLNNINLEQEAEKLREEISSSKGQKRAKLIKRLRVVDNFVATGSRPEWMVLEYIPVIPPDLRPMVQLDGGRFATSDLNDLYRRVINRNNRLARLQEILAPEIIVRNEKRMLQEAVDALIDNGRRGRTVVGANNRPLKSLSDIIEGKQGRFRQNLLGKRVDYSGRSVIVVGPSLKIHQCGLPKEMAIELFQPFVIHRLIRMNLVNNIKAAKKMIQRNDPAIWDVLEDVIRDHPVMLNRAPTLHRLGIQAFEPILVEGRAIQLHPLVCPAFNADFDGDQMAVHVPLSIEAQAEARLLMLASNNILSPATGRPIVAPSQDMVLGCYYLTASNPDTQVGEGRYFANFQEVVMSYEHKQVTLHSKIWVRFEGTVEGDGADDTPLSEIIDESGYKLKTYPFRRVREDQSGKVVSQYILTTPGRIIFNQSIYSSLAV; from the coding sequence ATGACAAAAGTGGAACAACGCTTTGATTATGTCAAAATTGGTTTGGCTTCCCCTGAAAGAATTAGGCAGTGGGGAGAACGTACACTTCCCAATGGTCAAGTTGTGGGGGAAGTTACAAAACCTGAGACTATCAACTATCGTACTCTCAAGCCAGAAATGGATGGATTGTTCTGTGAGCGTATTTTTGGTCCTGCTAAAGATTGGGAATGTCACTGCGGTAAGTATAAGCGAGTCCGCCATCGTGGAATAGTTTGTGAACGTTGTGGTGTTGAAGTTACGGAATCAAGAGTCCGCCGTCACCGTATGGGATTTATTGCCTTAGCGGCTCCAGTAACTCATGTTTGGTATCTCAAGGGTATTCCCAGCTATATGGCAACTCTTCTGGATATGCCATTGCGAGATGTTGAACAAATTGTTTACTTCAATGCCTATGTGGTTCTTGATGTAGGCAATGCTCCCAATTTATCCTATAAACAACTGCTTAGTGAAGATCAGTGGATACAGCTGGAGGATGAAATTTACGCCGAGGGTTCTCAGTTAGATGGAATTGAGGTAGGAATTGGTGCAGAGGCGGTACAACAGCTTCTGAATAATATTAACCTTGAACAAGAAGCAGAAAAGCTCCGTGAAGAAATTTCTAGTTCTAAGGGACAAAAACGCGCAAAGCTAATTAAACGTTTACGAGTTGTTGATAACTTTGTGGCAACAGGTTCTCGTCCTGAGTGGATGGTACTAGAGTATATTCCTGTTATTCCTCCAGACTTGAGACCCATGGTGCAACTAGATGGTGGTCGTTTTGCTACTAGTGATCTTAACGATCTTTATCGCCGTGTTATTAATAGAAATAATCGTCTGGCTCGTCTGCAGGAAATTCTAGCACCAGAAATTATTGTGCGTAATGAAAAGCGAATGCTTCAGGAGGCTGTAGATGCCTTAATCGATAATGGACGTAGAGGAAGAACAGTAGTTGGAGCAAACAATCGTCCTCTAAAATCGTTATCTGACATTATCGAAGGTAAACAGGGGCGGTTTCGTCAAAATCTTTTAGGAAAGCGGGTTGATTATTCTGGTCGTTCCGTAATTGTGGTTGGTCCCAGCTTAAAAATTCATCAGTGCGGATTACCCAAGGAAATGGCAATTGAGTTATTTCAACCTTTTGTTATTCATCGTTTAATCAGGATGAACTTGGTGAATAACATCAAAGCAGCGAAAAAAATGATTCAGCGTAATGACCCAGCCATTTGGGATGTTTTAGAAGATGTAATCCGAGATCACCCAGTTATGTTGAATCGGGCTCCAACACTTCACCGTTTGGGAATCCAAGCCTTCGAGCCAATTTTAGTCGAGGGTCGAGCAATTCAGCTTCATCCATTGGTCTGTCCTGCATTTAATGCTGACTTTGATGGAGATCAAATGGCGGTTCATGTGCCTTTATCTATTGAAGCTCAGGCTGAGGCAAGGTTACTAATGCTTGCTTCTAATAATATCCTCTCACCAGCTACGGGCAGACCTATTGTTGCCCCCAGTCAAGATATGGTTTTAGGCTGCTATTACTTAACAGCAAGTAATCCAGATACCCAAGTTGGAGAAGGTCGGTATTTTGCTAATTTCCAAGAAGTTGTGATGTCCTATGAACATAAGCAAGTTACATTACATTCTAAAATCTGGGTAAGATTTGAAGGAACTGT